The Armatimonadota bacterium nucleotide sequence AACCGCCGGGTGCGACTCCAACCACCTTGCAACAGCTAATGCATTTGCCGATTGCTGGCGGATGCGTAGCGGCAAAGTTTCCAATCCCTGCAGGAACAAGAACGAGTTAAAAGGCGACAGCGCAGGCCCCAGATCTCGGAGTAATTGCACTCGTGCTTTAAAAACATAAGCAATACCAGGAACTTTTGCCCTGTCATGTTGCCCAAATGACTCCCAGTAGTTAACGCCATGGTAGGACGGGTCAGGCTCAGTTATTTCTGGAAATTTTCCATTATCCCAATTGAATTTGCCCGACTCGACTATTGCACCGCCGATACTCGTGCCATGACCTCCAATGAACTTCGTAAGCGAGTAAACAACTATATCCGCCCCAAAATCAAACGGGCGCAGAAGAGGTGGTGGCGAAACGGTGTTATCAACAATGTATGGAATCCCGTGCTTGTGAGCAATCTCGGCGACTGCTGGGAAGTCGTCAATGTTGTTCTTCGGATTGGCGATTGACTCAGCGTAGACAAGCCGCGTGTTTTCATCAATCGCAGCCTCAATATTAGCTGGATCTGATGAATCCACAAACCGGACCTCAATGCCTAACTTGCGTAATGTATAATTGAATAGTGTATATGTACCGCCATAAAGGTATTTCGAAGAGACTATATTTTGCCCTGCACGAGTGATGTTTAGAACCGCCAGTGTAATCGCTGATTGCCCAGACGCTACAGCCAGTGCGCCTGTCCCACCATCCATTGCAGCCAGGCGCTTTTCAAGAACATCGGTTGTGGGGTTCATTATTCGCGTGTAGATGTTGCCGAACTCCTCCAGGCTAAAAAGCTTCGCAGCGTGCTCTGCCGAATTAAAGACATAGGATGTAGTCTGATAAATTGGGACTGCGCGCGAATTAGTCTCTGAATCTGGCTTATGGCCCGCGTGCAGCGATAAAGTTTCTATTCCTGGTTCATCTGGCATTTCTAAGCTCTCCCATCTT carries:
- a CDS encoding O-acetylhomoserine aminocarboxypropyltransferase/cysteine synthase — protein: MPDEPGIETLSLHAGHKPDSETNSRAVPIYQTTSYVFNSAEHAAKLFSLEEFGNIYTRIMNPTTDVLEKRLAAMDGGTGALAVASGQSAITLAVLNITRAGQNIVSSKYLYGGTYTLFNYTLRKLGIEVRFVDSSDPANIEAAIDENTRLVYAESIANPKNNIDDFPAVAEIAHKHGIPYIVDNTVSPPPLLRPFDFGADIVVYSLTKFIGGHGTSIGGAIVESGKFNWDNGKFPEITEPDPSYHGVNYWESFGQHDRAKVPGIAYVFKARVQLLRDLGPALSPFNSFLFLQGLETLPLRIRQQSANALAVARWLESHPAVSWVNYPGLPSHPNHERAKRFLKEGFGAIIGFGIKGGMEAGIKLIDSVKLISHLANIGDSKSLIIHPASTTHQQLTPEERISSGVTDDFVRFSVGLESLSDILADLDQALRKSQE